ATCCTGCTCCAAATGAAACTATTATTCGATCTGTAAAAGTGATCGGAAATAAGATATATACGGGTTGCTACATGAATTTTGGCTACTGGACAAGACAAGCTAATGGCAAATTAAAATATACTTCGCTTAGCGATACCATCAAAAATAAAATATTAGACGACGAACAGTTTTGGAATATTTTGAAGTACGATCAATGGATTTTATTTCAGTCTTTGAACCGAATCTATATATATGATACCAAAACCGGAACATTCAAGATTATTGCACCTAAAAATGGTGTTGTAAAGTCGTTTGCTCCAAAAAACGCTATTTATTTTCAAACCATAAAAGAAGGACTTTTTGAAATCGAAAGCGGAAAAGCAAAATTGGTTTCTGATCATCCTATTCTTAAAAAGTTCACGATTGTGAATGTTTTTGCAATGGACGACGGTTTGCTGATTCAGACGCAATTGGATGGTATTTATAAATTGAATGGAAATACTCTGACGCGTTTTTCTACGGATGTTGATGCCGAATTAAAATCGAGTTTTGTCTATAGCAGCCAACATCTTCAGGACGGAAGTTTTGCTTTGGGAACGGTTTCTAACGGAATTTTTATTTTATCGGATACAGGAAAATTGAAGTATCATATTTCGCAAAGCAAAGGTTTGAGCAATAATACAGCTTTGTCACTTTTTGAAGATAAAGATCAAAATTTATGGACGGGACTTGATAACGGAATTAATTGTATCAATATTCAGTCGCCTGTACACAGTTTTACGGACGATACGGGAGTTTTGGGAACAGTTTATGCATCGGCAACTTTTAATGGTTTGTTGTATGTGGGAACAAATCAGGGATTGTTTTGCAAGAATATGCAGAGTAATGCAGAATTTAAATTTATAAACGGCACAAAAGGTCAGGTTTGGTCGCTTTTTGTATATGATAATACGCTTTTTTGCGGTCATGATTCTGGTACTTTTATTATTACCAATGATTCGGCGAGAAGTATATTTTCGGGATCAGGAACGTGGAAATTTGAGCCTGTTCCGAATTCTAAAAATCAATTGCTTCAGGGAAATTATTACGGAATTTCGGTTTTGGAGAAAGTAAACAATCAATGGATTTTCAGAAATAAAGTTCAGGGTTTTGATTATTCGTCCCGATATTTTGAGGTTTCAAACAATCTTGACGTTTATGTAAGTCATGAATACAAAGGGATTTTTAGGCTTAAACTGGACAAAACACTTTCAAAAACGCATGGATTTTATACGTATAAATCTCCTAAAAAGGGAAAAAATGCAAGTTTGACCAAATTCAATAATCAGATTTATTATGCTTACAAAGGCGGAATTTTTAAACTAAATCCTGCTACAAAACTTTTCGAAAAAGACAATTTACTGAGTTCTATTTTTGAGAAAGATGAATATACTTCGGGTAAATTGATTGTCGATAATTCGAATAAAATCTGGTTGTTTTCTAAAAACTACATTCATTATTTCTCGGCAAGTAAACTCAGCAATCAATTAAAACAGAATGTAATTCCGATTCCGTCTTCATTGACGAATTCGATGTTAGGTTTTGAGAATATTACTCAAATTTCGAAATCAACTTATTTAATTGGCACAACAGATGGATATTATACATTGAATATTGATGATTTAAGTTTTAAAAACTACACCGTTTTTATCACGGATATTTCAATAAACAAGCAGAATGAAACTTTAAAAAATGTTGCAATTCAAAGTGAAGGGAACTTTCGCTCGAGCGAAAATAATATCACATTAAATTATACGGTTCCGGAATACAACAAATACATCAATTCAGAATATCAATATTTATTAGAAGGTTTCCAGAACGAATGGAGCGAATGGAGTACAAAAGCTACGGTTAACTTTAAAAATCTTTCGCCTGGAAAATATACGTTTAAAGTAAGGGCAAAATATGCGAATACTATTTTAGAAAATACGGCGACTTATACATTCGTAGTTTTAAAACCTTGGTATTTGACCAATTTAGCATGGTTTATTTATTTTCTGTTGATGTGTGTTCTGGCTTATTTTGTGAATAAAGCGTATCGAAATTATTATAGAAAACAAGAAGAGAAACTAATTGAAGAGAATAATCTTTTGCTGGAAATAAAAGAATTAGAAAACGAGCAGCAATTAATGAAACTCAGAAACGAGCAATTGTCGCAGGATGTTGATAATAAAAATCGGGAATTGGCTGTTTCGACAATGAGTTTGAATAGTAAAAATGAATTGCTGGCTTTTATCAAAGAAGATTTGAAGAAGACGACTCAAAATGACAGTAATAATATAAAATCAGTTATTAGTACAATCAATAAAAATATCACGGAAGATGATTCGTGGAATGTCTTTAAAGAAGCGTTTGATAATGCCGATAAAGATTTCCTAAAAAGAATAAAACAACTACATCCGTTATTGACACCAAATGATTTACGTCTGTGCGCGTATCTGCGATTAAATCTTTC
This genomic window from Flavobacterium sp. 9 contains:
- a CDS encoding triple tyrosine motif-containing protein; this encodes MSFFLFAQEFPPIVKYSSSVYGAGNQSWMISQDDQNYLYFANNDGLLEYNGTNWQLYPAPNETIIRSVKVIGNKIYTGCYMNFGYWTRQANGKLKYTSLSDTIKNKILDDEQFWNILKYDQWILFQSLNRIYIYDTKTGTFKIIAPKNGVVKSFAPKNAIYFQTIKEGLFEIESGKAKLVSDHPILKKFTIVNVFAMDDGLLIQTQLDGIYKLNGNTLTRFSTDVDAELKSSFVYSSQHLQDGSFALGTVSNGIFILSDTGKLKYHISQSKGLSNNTALSLFEDKDQNLWTGLDNGINCINIQSPVHSFTDDTGVLGTVYASATFNGLLYVGTNQGLFCKNMQSNAEFKFINGTKGQVWSLFVYDNTLFCGHDSGTFIITNDSARSIFSGSGTWKFEPVPNSKNQLLQGNYYGISVLEKVNNQWIFRNKVQGFDYSSRYFEVSNNLDVYVSHEYKGIFRLKLDKTLSKTHGFYTYKSPKKGKNASLTKFNNQIYYAYKGGIFKLNPATKLFEKDNLLSSIFEKDEYTSGKLIVDNSNKIWLFSKNYIHYFSASKLSNQLKQNVIPIPSSLTNSMLGFENITQISKSTYLIGTTDGYYTLNIDDLSFKNYTVFITDISINKQNETLKNVAIQSEGNFRSSENNITLNYTVPEYNKYINSEYQYLLEGFQNEWSEWSTKATVNFKNLSPGKYTFKVRAKYANTILENTATYTFVVLKPWYLTNLAWFIYFLLMCVLAYFVNKAYRNYYRKQEEKLIEENNLLLEIKELENEQQLMKLRNEQLSQDVDNKNRELAVSTMSLNSKNELLAFIKEDLKKTTQNDSNNIKSVISTINKNITEDDSWNVFKEAFDNADKDFLKRIKQLHPLLTPNDLRLCAYLRLNLSSKEIAPLFNISVRSVEIKRYRLRKKMDLQHEVGLVEYILAV